The Cotesia glomerata isolate CgM1 linkage group LG7, MPM_Cglom_v2.3, whole genome shotgun sequence genome segment GGTGTATCACCAGCCGCACAGATCATGAACGCAGAGATTCAACGAGGACCTCGCAATGCTCCTATTGCACAATCCACCACGCTTGGTTGGATTGTCTATGGAGCTGTCACCGCTAAACACGCTTCAACATCACACGCAGCACTACATGCGTCAGTATATACTGAATTACAAGACGCTATCGCTAAGTTTTGGGAACAGGAAGAAGTTCCATCAGGAAATTCACCGCTCAACACCGCTGAAGAAGAATGTGAAATTCACTTTCGTCAAACGCATTATCGACAGCCTGATGGACGCTACGTAGTGAGATTACCGCTTAAGACCCTTGAGAGTCAACTTGGCGACTCTATCAACGCAGCTATAGGGTCACTCCGCAGATTAATAACTCGCTTGTCGCGAGAAAGAGAATATTCTGACATGTATCGTGCATTCATGGCAGAATACATTCAACTAGGACACATGGTACGAGTACCAGTCAACGAATTGCCCGCAAACGCTTACTTCTTGCCTCACCATGGGGTATTGAAGCTTGATAGTGCCACTACGAAGCTCCACACAGTGTTCAATGGTTCCTGTGCAACATCTACAGGAATTTCATTGAACGACATTCTCCACGCAGGACCCAAAAcgcaaattgacatttttgatgtGATGTTGAGAATCCGCTGCAGCAGGATTCTGTTCGCTACTGACATCACCAAGATGTTCAGACCGATTGAGGTCGACTCGCTTGATTGGCCGCTTCAGTGCATTCTCTGGATAGATGAGAATGACTTAATAGACGCTTACTGTCTCAAGACAGTCACATACGGAACCGCTAGTGCACCTTTTGACGCAGTACGTGTGCTTATCCAACTAGTAAAGGATGAAGGACACCGCTTTCCGCTAGCTGTTGCTCCAATGTTGAAAACACGCTACGTAGATGACATCTACGGTGGAGCAGACAACGAAGAAGACGCTATCAAGGCTGCAGTACAAACAAAAGCTCTGTGTGCAGCAGGCTGCTTCCCGCTTGCCAAATGGGCTAGCAATAGCCCACGGTTACTCGCTGAAGTCGCTCCAGAAAAGCAGCTGGATACACCGCTTAAAGAAATCAGTGATGCACCAGTAAAAGTCCTGGGCATGTACTGGAATTCACGCACTGACGCTCTCCAGTTCAAGTACACGCTACCGCCAGAGACGCCCAAGACAAAGAGAGCTATTTTGTCTGAAATCGCTAAACTGTATGACCCGCTAGGACTTCTCGCACCAATAGTCGTCAAAGCCAAGATCTTTATGCAAAATCTGTGGCTAGATAGAGTGTCATGGGATGAACAATTGTCACCATCACTCATTCACAAATGGACTGGATACCGCGAGGATCTTCGAAACATCGAATCCATCCGCATTCCACGCTGGAATAATATAGCACCTGGAGCAACTATGGAATTGCACGGGTTCTCAGACGCTTCGCAAAACGCTATGGCTGCCGCTGTTTATTTGAGAGTCACTGACGCTGATGGGAACACAAAGGTTTCACTTCTGTGTTCAAAAACGCAAGTAGCACCGCTGAAGACCATGACGATCCCACGCTTGGAATTATCTGCCGCATGGTTGCTAACACAACTGATACTTCATGTTAAAGAAGTTCAGTCGCTTGAAAATGTCAGGATCAATCTCTGGACTGACTCCGCCGTGACTCTCGCATGGATTAAAAGTCCAGCTATCCGCTGGAAGACATTCATCCGCAATAGAGTGGGAAAAATCCAAGAAACGCTTCGAGATGTCTCCTGGAAATTTATTCCAGGAAAACAAAACCCCGCTGACTGCGCTTCAAGAGGTATACCTACGCTAAAACTGAAACAACACGCTCTCTGGTGGCATGGACCAACTTGGCTTCATGAACCAGAATCCTCTTGGCCCACTGTGGAGTCTCCAACCGACAACGCAACGCATCGAGAAGAACGCCAAAGTCTGACACTAGTAACTTGGAAAGCAGAAAATTGCCTGCTCCAACAATTACTGTCGCATTACACGCAGCTGTTTCCACTGCTACGGAAGCTTAGCATCTGGCATCGTGCCATCGACCGCTTTAAAAGAGTTCCACAATCTTCGCTGGCCTACCCGCTTACTCCATCAGACCTGGAGCGCGCTAAATTGACCTTGATTAAGTTCACTCAAGGACAATACTTCGCTAGAGAGATTCACACGCTACAAGATGGTGATGGTCTGCCTAAAAATAACAGCATCACTAAGCTGACTCCGTTCATCGACCATCAGGGGGTCCTGAGAGTCGGTGGCCGCTCGAAAAACGCATTGCTGGACCCAGAAGAGAGGCATCCAGCGATTCTACCGCGACAATCACCGcttacatcaattttgattGATGATTCGCACCGCAAAACGCTTCACGGAGGTACTCAGCTTACGCTCGCTGACTTACGCAAGAGTGTCTGGATCATTGGAGGCCGTGTTTCAGTcagatcatttattttacgctGCGTTATCTGCACGAGACATCGTGGAGAACGCACTCAACAGTTGATGGGTCAACTACCCGCTGCACGAGTAAATCCAACTCGAGCCTTCTTGCATACAGGACTCGACTACGCTGGACCTATCACGCTGAAAACGTTTCAAGGACGTGGAGCAAAAACATACAAAGGCTGGATTGCAGTCTTTGTATGCATGTTCAGTTCAGCTGTACATTTAGAGCTAGTAACTGACTACACCGCTGCCGCTTTCATCGCCGCTTCACTAGTCACCGAGGTATCTGCCACACGCTATATTCAGACTGTGGAACCAATTTTGTAGGAGCAGATAAAGAGCTGAAACGACTATTCGCTGCAGGATCCCGCACATTACGAGAATTATCAACCTTGATCGCTCAAGATGGCACGAACTGGAAATTCAATCCGCCTGGAGCTCCACATTTTGGAGGAAAATGGGAAGCCGCTGtgaaatctatcaaatttcaCCTTCGAAGAACAATCGGAGACTCGCTGTTGACGCTTGAGCAATATTCAACGCTACTGGCTCAAATTGAAGCCATATTGAATTCCAGACCGCTCACACCGCTGAATGAAGATCCTGCTGACCTGGCTGTACTGACTCCAGGTCACTTCTTAATCGGACAGTCACTGACCGCTATCCCAGAGCCATCGCTGACAGATTTACAACCTGCTCGGCTCTCGCACTGGGAACAAGTCCAGCAAATGGTTCAACATTTCTGGAAACGCTACTACCAGGACTGCATCCACCGCTACCAGGCCATTTCAAAGTGGCATCATCGACGCAACCAGATCAAGGTGGGTTCAGTTGTACTGATCACCACTGAGGATCTCCCGCCAACCAAGTGGCCATTAGCCAAAGTAATTGCTGTCCATCCAGGTGAAGATGGACAAATCCGCGTAGTAACTGTTAAGACAGTTAACACAGAGCTGGTACGTCCAATTACAAAGCTCTGTGTCCTGCCGCTAACGCATGAAGAAGATGATCTTGTCGACGCAGCCGCCAACCCGGGGGAGaatgttcggtgaacaaggctcagtagcgattaactcgctcctgggggactcccaaattcaagagacgcacctgtccaccgctagttcccgcaaaaatcgaaccgccaatagaaaatcagcctctcgatcacgccatgaatcgaccgctttattggctgatcgctcccactagatatgcgcaatagccttcttccccaactcaacgaggaagaagacggactattattattatcttttcgcttctacgctttcgctgcatcaagtcgccattactttttctttactttcgcttttcgttaataaaccgcatttcgcttattttataatttaaactgcttaaattaaccgctaataattcgctttaatttgttataggtaaattgtgttaacagtgcatttatttcaccgctttttcagtgccggcaaagtgttcaaccacgtgtcaaccggcttcgcttttgcaaaccacgctgtaatttacaaatccgcttttatcttaacaatccgctattaaacatattaaatattgagtgtatttaatgtaaataaattcctagtgttatttttgataataatttacgcgttttaattgatatatccagacctaaacctgatccccgcttttccgctctttcagtaGTTATTCAGCCCCACACTTATTTAATCCTTTATGACTTCCCAGAGGGTTGTTCGGCTCATAATCATCATAATATAAAGAAAGTGGAAAAACAATTTTGCTAACAAATGACTCCTCTTTCTCTTTCCATAACTCGCCTTGTGTGAAATTTTGTATGATACCAGAACTActatttttaagattattcatGAAACTTAATGTATCATCTAATACTCCATccagttcaaaaaatttttttaaaactttacgCAACGGTATAAATTCGATGGTTATAGaaactattttatatatagtattatcgtttttatttataaattcttttcTTTCTCCTACTATAACTGTCTCTGGCGGCACATAAGTCCCATGTTTCTTGAATGCATCAAATCGAAGGTGCTCACTTGCTATTTCATCTATGTCGAACGATAAATCTGTGACTGTTTTTGTTGTAAACTGATCAATTTCGGTAAAATATGAATTTGCTTTGAATTTATCAACTACTctttctttgaaattttgtagtaTTGTTTTCGATAACGTACCGAATATGCCAATAATTTCATCAATACTTTTCCTTGGAATAGTCACAAAACTGTATAATTTCGCGTAAAGttcaaataattcttttttaatattattatcgcCATCAGTTGaagttaaattttcataatcgtcgaaaaaagtttgaaaattataattattattaatttcagatTCTTCTTCAGATTCAGAATCTGATGCAAGTGAAGATTCAAAAGACATAGAAGTATCGCCAATGTTACCAGTCATATTATCAGA includes the following:
- the LOC123269679 gene encoding uncharacterized protein LOC123269679, with product MNDDDPGALRTYFKWTEELRVDLLVCYQRSEPGVSGYMARMHTLWSDMHPELEHFTPKHLRNYAAYLRRNRRSLVPDRRQSNRLSFPAQLHQERRRSSLDDNKPFIGRQVNSLSAQVLLATALVQVSPHHGNPITARVLIDQGSELSFMRQSLFKKLGQPLQRDMVMLKGIGNVSAGSSLGVSTIELRSLCTTASMHVSMHILPTLTVDLPSFVIADPKWPHLENLKLADPQYLQPRPVDIILGVSPAAQIMNAEIQRGPRNAPIAQSTTLGWIVYGAVTAKHASTSHAALHASVYTELQDAIAKFWEQEEVPSGNSPLNTAEEECEIHFRQTHYRQPDGRYVVRLPLKTLESQLGDSINAAIGSLRRLITRLSREREYSDMYRAFMAEYIQLGHMVRVPVNELPANAYFLPHHGVLKLDSATTKLHTVFNGSCATSTGISLNDILHAGPKTQIDIFDVMLRIRCSRILFATDITKMFRPIEVDSLDWPLQCILWIDENDLIDAYCLKTVTYGTASAPFDAVRVLIQLVKDEGHRFPLAVAPMLKTRYVDDIYGGADNEEDAIKAAVQTKALCAAGCFPLAKWASNSPRLLAEVAPEKQLDTPLKEISDAPVKVLGMYWNSRTDALQFKYTLPPETPKTKRAILSEIAKLYDPLGLLAPIVVKAKIFMQNLWLDRVSWDEQLSPSLIHKWTGYREDLRNIESIRIPRWNNIAPGATMELHGFSDASQNAMAAAVYLRVTDADGNTKVSLLCSKTQVAPLKTMTIPRLELSAAWLLTQLILHVKEVQSLENVRINLWTDSAVTLAWIKSPAIRWKTFIRNRVGKIQETLRDVSWKFIPGKQNPADCASRGIPTLKLKQHALWWHGPTWLHEPESSWPTVESPTDNATHREERQSLTLVTWKAENCLLQQLLSHYTQLFPLLRKLSIWHRAIDRFKRVPQSSLAYPLTPSDLERAKLTLIKFTQGQYFAREIHTLQDGDGLPKNNSITKLTPFIDHQGVLRVGGRSKNALLDPEERHPAILPRQSPLTSILIDDSHRKTLHGGTQLTLADLRKSVWIIGGRVSVRSFILRCVICTRHRGERTQQLMGQLPAARVNPTRAFLHTGLDYAGPITLKTFQGRGAKTYKGWIAVFVCMFRADKELKRLFAAGSRTLRELSTLIAQDGTNWKFNPPGAPHFGGKWEAAVKSIKFHLRRTIGDSLLTLEQYSTLLAQIEAILNSRPLTPLNEDPADLAVLTPGHFLIGQSLTAIPEPSLTDLQPARLSHWEQVQQMVQHFWKRYYQDCIHRYQAISKWHHRRNQIKVGSVVLITTEDLPPTKWPLAKVIAVHPGEDGQIRVVTVKTVNTELVRPITKLCVLPLTHEEDDLVDAAANPGENVR